The Euphorbia lathyris chromosome 8, ddEupLath1.1, whole genome shotgun sequence genome has a window encoding:
- the LOC136202735 gene encoding AUGMIN subunit 8-like: MDVYDTQRRPLVPAERNSNAPATTDHRPRTREISSRYKSPTPSVSRRSSSPSVSRTTVPTNSQPISKRAQSVERRRPLTPPSPSRPSTPVQDSSVSLQLPSRRLSTGSRIPESLWPSTMRSLNVSFQSDIISIRTSKKEKPISNPSSDRTLRPSSNVAHKQQAETPARSRKPTPERKKTPLKGKKAPEQAENAKPIDASHARLIDQHRWPGRLIGKASSISSYKSLDLSDKSTRIISNPVGIGFPSIKRSSSTGSNMKPLRKSVSEAAKLSCLEDIGITSPEANAADDTSPQFSSGQKLVASSISDRMSLITSAVKSTSGSRPASPSRTSVSRGVSPARLRPSTPPSRGVSPTPSRGVSPTRTSSSSQSNSSTSVLSFIVDVKKGKKSSSYIEDAHQIRLLYNRYLQWRFANARAEAVLYVQKVTAEKTLYNVWNNTLALWDSVIQKRMDLQELKLELKLSAILNNQMAHLDDWALLEMDHVSSLSGALEDLEATTLRIPVTGGAKADIDSLKIAICSAVDVMQAMGSSICSLLSMVEGVNTLVSELAVVAAEEKAMLDECEALLASTAALQVQEYSISTHLIQMKHVVEIQSILSMATHQWH; the protein is encoded by the exons ATGGATGTATATGATACCCAAAGACGGCCACTGGTTCCAGCTGAAAGGAACAGCAATGCACCGGCCACCACCGACCATCGCCCTCGAACGAGGGAGATTAGTTCTAGGTATAAATCGCCTACACCCTCTGTTTCTAGGCGTTCTTCATCGCCAAGTGTATCAAGAACAACAGTGCCTACGAATTCCCAACCCATCTCTAAAAGAGCCCAATCAGTTGAGAGGCGGCGACCTTTAACTCCGCCTTCTCCCTCCAGACCCTCTACACCAGTTCAGGATTCATCTGTCAGTTTGCAGTTGCCATCTAGAAGGCTGAGCACTGGCAGCCGGATACCGGAGAGTTTATGGCCATCTACAATGAGAAGTCTCAATGTGTCCTTTCAGTCTGATATTATTTCTATTCGCACCAGCAAGAAAGAAAAACCTATTAGTAATCCATCTTCTGACCGGACGTTGCGGCCATCTTCGAATGTGGCTCACAAGCAGCAAGCTGAAACGCCTGCTAGGTCAAGAAAGCCTACACCAGAAAGAAAGAAAACTCCTCTTAAAGGAAAGAAAGCACCAGAGCAAGCAGAAAATGCTAAGCCTATTGATGCTTCTCATGCCCGATTGATTGATCAGCATAGATGGCCAGGTAGGTTAATCGGGAAGGCATCCTCCATTTCATCATATAAAAGTTTAGATCTTTCTGATAAGTCTACGAGAATAATATCCAATCCAGTTGGAATTGGTTTTCCTTCAATCAAGAGATCATCTTCGACCGGGAGCAACATGAAACCTTTGCGAAAATCAGTTAGTGAAGCTGCAAAATTATCGTGTTTAGAAGATATTGGGATAACAAGTCCTGAGGCAAATGCTGCAGATGATACTTCACCGCAGTTTTCTAGTGGTCAGAAGCTTGTTGCTTCAAGTATATCAGACAGAATGTCTTTGATAACTTCCGCAGTTAAATCTACCTCTGGATCACGCCCTGCATCACCAAGTAGAACATCAGTTAGTAGAGGGGTTAGTCCAGCTCGTCTGAGACCGTCTACTCCACCTTCTAGAGGTGTCAGTCCAACACCTTCCAGAGGTGTCAGTCCAACTCGAACAAGTTCATCTAGCCAATCAAATTCTTCTACTTCTGTACTTAGTTTTATTGTGGATGTGAAGAAAGGGAAAAAGAGTTCGAGCTATATTGAGGATGCTCATCAGATACGGCTGTTATATAATAGATATTTGCAATGGCGATTTGCTAATGCCCGGGCAGAGGCTGTTCTTTATGTTCAGAAAGTAACTGCAGAG AAAACTCTATACAATGTTTGGAACAATACTTTAGCTCTGTGGGATTCAGTAATTCAGAAGAGGATGGATCTTCAAGAGCTGAAGCTAGAGCTTAAGCTGAGTGCTATTTTGAATAACCAA ATGGCCCACCTAGATGATTGGGCTTTACTTGAAATGGATCATGTAAGCTCTTTATCTGGGGCTTTGGAGGATTTGGAGGCGACCACTCTTCGTATTCCAGTGACTGGAGGGGCAAAG GCAGATATAGACTCTTTGAAGATTGCTATTTGCTCAGCTGTTGATGTGATGCAGGCTATGGGGTCCTCCATATGTTCTTTACTCTCAATG GTGGAGGGAGTGAATACATTGGTTTCTGAGCTTGCTGTTGTAGCAGCAGAGGAGAAAGCTATGCTTGATGAATGTGAAGCCCTATTGGCATCAACAGCAGCTTTACAG GTACAGGAATACAGCATTAGCACACATCTTATACAAATGAAACATGTTGTTGAAATTCAATCCATATTGTCTATGGCAACTCATCAATGGCACTGA